In one Silvibacterium dinghuense genomic region, the following are encoded:
- a CDS encoding HD domain-containing protein: MRPSFRLAIPQILEREALPVDKFGHQPRLYRLTREIGKGLAYDDDVVFAAAWLHDLGVFIGHRPEGATALKTWDHVAYACARAPEILASTDFPAEKIPAVLEAIRNHQPQDTPQSLEATILRDADILEQLGAIGILRNVSKVGRDTRYARFSEILPVLRRSLETLPGKIQLDATQALAKPRIELLTAFLAAVEAEAGNLLY; encoded by the coding sequence ATGCGGCCTTCCTTTCGCCTCGCAATCCCGCAAATCCTTGAGCGTGAAGCCTTACCTGTCGACAAGTTCGGTCACCAACCTCGCCTTTATCGCTTAACCCGGGAAATCGGCAAAGGTCTCGCCTATGACGACGATGTTGTCTTTGCCGCAGCCTGGCTGCACGATCTCGGCGTCTTCATCGGCCATCGCCCTGAGGGCGCTACAGCATTGAAGACATGGGATCACGTCGCTTATGCCTGCGCCCGCGCGCCGGAGATTCTCGCGTCAACGGATTTCCCAGCGGAAAAGATTCCCGCCGTACTCGAAGCCATCCGCAACCATCAGCCACAGGACACACCGCAGTCCCTCGAAGCAACGATTCTGCGCGATGCCGATATCCTCGAACAGCTTGGCGCCATCGGTATCCTGCGCAATGTTTCCAAGGTCGGCCGCGATACCCGCTATGCACGCTTCTCGGAGATTCTCCCCGTGCTGCGCCGTTCACTAGAGACGCTTCCAGGCAAGATTCAACTCGACGCGACTCAAGCTCTGGCCAAGCCTCGCATCGAGCTTCTCACCGCATTTCTCGCAGCCGTGGAGGCTGAAGCCGGCAATCTGCTCTACTAA
- a CDS encoding D-glycero-alpha-D-manno-heptose-1,7-bisphosphate 7-phosphatase, whose protein sequence is MVIHHATGFDHIRYILLDRDGVINHKPEEGTYIGHCDQFHLLPGVAPAIAALNSSGRTVIVITNQRGIALGLYSAADVEFIHQQLQMQLAASNAHIDGFYLCPHDRNACDCRKPKTGLFTQARRDFPELSTANSLVIGDSLSDIEAARNFGAPSFFLLGDPATRKPGVQKAAELAVCVIHSLAEGVARILGEESP, encoded by the coding sequence ATGGTCATTCATCACGCAACCGGCTTTGATCATATTCGCTATATTCTGCTTGACCGCGACGGCGTCATCAACCACAAGCCGGAAGAAGGAACATACATTGGCCACTGTGATCAATTTCACCTGCTTCCAGGAGTCGCTCCCGCCATTGCCGCCCTCAACAGCTCCGGACGTACCGTTATTGTAATCACAAATCAGCGGGGTATCGCACTCGGGCTCTACAGCGCCGCAGACGTGGAATTCATCCATCAGCAGTTACAGATGCAGCTTGCGGCCAGCAACGCGCACATCGATGGCTTTTACCTCTGTCCGCACGACCGGAATGCGTGTGACTGCCGCAAACCGAAGACCGGCCTCTTCACGCAGGCACGCAGAGATTTTCCGGAGCTCTCCACAGCAAACAGCCTCGTCATCGGCGACTCCCTCTCGGATATCGAAGCGGCGCGGAACTTCGGAGCTCCGAGTTTCTTCCTTCTTGGCGATCCAGCGACGCGCAAGCCCGGCGTACAGAAAGCAGCGGAGCTCGCCGTATGCGTGATCCACAGCCTGGCAGAAGGAGTTGCCCGGATTCTCGGTGAAGAATCGCCCTAA
- the alaC gene encoding alanine transaminase, which produces MEEFSRIKRLPAYVFNITGELKASARRRGEDIIDFGMGNPDGATPQHIVDKMIEAARKPDTHRYSLSKGIPRLRRAISNWYERRYNVAIDPDTEAIVTIGSKEGIAHLCLATLDQGDVVLVPNPSYPIHIYGPVIAGANIRSIAIHDTDSFLAELEQTIPLMYPKPKMLILNFPANPTTQCVELSFFERVVDLCRQHGIYLVHDLAYADIVFDGYRAPSILEVPGAKDIAVEFFTLSKSYNMPGWRVGFMVGNPKLVAALARLKSYFDYGTFTPIQVASILALEGPQECVTEICDIYRSRRDVLVQGLNKLGWQVSLPKATMFVWAPIPEHYRHLGSLEFSTLLLKEAKVAVSPGIGFGEYGDGYVRFSLIENEERTRQALRGIRQMFHRDGVELVAQAQPVTQTGA; this is translated from the coding sequence GTGGAAGAGTTTTCGAGAATCAAGCGCCTGCCCGCCTACGTCTTTAACATCACCGGCGAGCTCAAGGCCTCCGCACGACGCCGCGGAGAAGACATCATCGACTTCGGCATGGGCAATCCCGATGGGGCCACGCCGCAGCACATCGTCGACAAGATGATCGAGGCCGCGCGCAAGCCCGACACCCACCGCTACTCGCTCTCGAAGGGCATTCCCCGCCTGCGCCGTGCCATCTCCAACTGGTATGAGCGCCGCTACAACGTCGCCATCGATCCTGATACGGAAGCAATCGTTACCATCGGCTCGAAGGAGGGCATTGCGCATCTCTGCCTGGCCACGCTTGACCAGGGCGACGTGGTGCTGGTGCCCAATCCGAGCTACCCCATTCACATCTACGGCCCGGTGATCGCCGGAGCGAACATCCGCAGCATTGCCATCCATGACACGGACAGCTTCCTTGCCGAGCTTGAGCAGACCATTCCGCTCATGTATCCCAAGCCGAAGATGCTGATCCTCAACTTCCCTGCCAATCCCACAACCCAGTGCGTGGAGTTGAGCTTCTTCGAGCGCGTCGTCGATCTTTGCCGCCAGCACGGCATTTACCTCGTACACGACCTGGCCTATGCGGACATCGTCTTCGACGGCTACCGCGCGCCCTCGATCCTTGAAGTCCCCGGCGCCAAGGATATTGCCGTCGAGTTCTTCACACTCTCGAAGAGCTACAACATGCCCGGCTGGCGCGTCGGCTTCATGGTCGGCAATCCCAAGCTGGTCGCTGCGCTGGCACGCCTCAAGAGCTACTTCGATTACGGCACCTTTACCCCGATCCAGGTTGCGTCGATCCTCGCACTGGAAGGCCCGCAGGAGTGCGTCACGGAAATTTGCGACATTTATCGCTCGCGCCGCGACGTCCTGGTACAGGGTCTGAACAAGCTCGGCTGGCAGGTGTCGCTCCCCAAGGCCACGATGTTTGTCTGGGCGCCGATTCCGGAACACTATCGCCACCTTGGCTCGCTTGAGTTCTCAACACTGCTGCTGAAAGAAGCGAAGGTCGCGGTGAGCCCCGGTATCGGGTTCGGCGAATACGGGGACGGCTACGTGCGCTTTTCGCTTATCGAGAATGAAGAACGCACGCGCCAGGCGCTGCGCGGCATCCGCCAGATGTTCCATCGCGATGGTGTGGAATTGGTTGCACAAGCACAACCGGTAACCCAGACTGGCGCATAG
- the cutA gene encoding divalent-cation tolerance protein CutA — MASTPFRIALSTASSEEEARRIARHLVEQGLAACVNIVPGLTSIYRWQGAVETAHEVLLLVKTTGASLGALEEALCSLHSYEVPEFVVLGVDGGSAAYLEWLAASVTR; from the coding sequence ATGGCCTCCACCCCATTTCGCATCGCGCTCAGCACCGCTTCCTCTGAAGAAGAAGCTCGCCGCATTGCCCGCCACCTTGTCGAGCAGGGACTCGCCGCCTGCGTGAATATCGTTCCCGGCCTTACCTCGATCTACCGCTGGCAGGGCGCGGTCGAAACCGCGCATGAGGTTCTGCTGCTCGTCAAGACCACCGGGGCCAGCCTCGGAGCACTCGAAGAAGCCCTTTGTTCCCTGCACAGCTATGAGGTACCGGAGTTTGTTGTGCTCGGTGTGGATGGAGGCAGCGCCGCTTACCTCGAATGGCTCGCGGCGTCGGTCACCCGCTGA
- a CDS encoding biotin transporter BioY produces MMEMRTATATSTTRQNSASGALAHQTGLAVAGSALVALSAHVSIPLLFTPVPLTTQNFAVILLALLLEPATAVAAMVLYLIEGASGLPVFTPAGPGGMLQLFGATGGFLLSYPLVAACASRIARMRPMSFSSRAAAGAIASLVLYVSGASWLALFSHLSLATVVKMAVLPFVAGDALKVVAAAAIVVSLASLRRRMLPAR; encoded by the coding sequence ATGATGGAAATGCGCACGGCAACGGCAACATCGACAACCCGGCAGAATTCAGCCTCCGGCGCATTGGCTCATCAGACCGGCCTGGCTGTCGCCGGCAGCGCCCTGGTTGCCCTTTCGGCGCACGTTTCCATTCCCTTACTCTTTACCCCCGTGCCTCTGACCACGCAGAACTTCGCGGTCATCCTGCTGGCACTGCTGCTTGAGCCGGCCACGGCTGTCGCCGCCATGGTGCTCTATCTGATCGAAGGCGCATCCGGCCTGCCCGTCTTCACGCCTGCGGGTCCCGGCGGCATGCTGCAGCTGTTCGGCGCAACCGGCGGCTTCCTGTTGAGCTACCCGCTGGTTGCCGCGTGCGCCAGCCGCATCGCCCGCATGCGCCCCATGAGCTTCTCCTCGCGCGCCGCAGCCGGCGCCATTGCCAGCCTTGTTCTCTACGTCAGTGGCGCTTCCTGGCTCGCCCTCTTCTCGCATCTCTCTCTGGCCACCGTAGTTAAGATGGCCGTCCTTCCCTTCGTTGCCGGAGACGCTCTGAAGGTGGTTGCCGCGGCGGCCATCGTTGTCTCCCTGGCTTCACTGCGCCGGCGCATGCTGCCCGCGCGCTAA
- a CDS encoding sugar transferase — MAGWPGKAPRRSRIFSQSIVTSMLMMLNDTLVILLAFAVSLLLRAMVFDKVDQVAGVPPHALIGAPLHIVYLGWFVLSYLLVANRYGLYSAIPLASGWHEVRLTVQASLNAGLLLCGALYLAGNLSVSRVLVLLLIASTIALLCTRRIVWRKSRFRQFERGLETRNVVILGTHHLSNALGQHIEKDYRLGYKLRGYVVAPECANGLEVPRSQVLGGVEGLRQLIRQHFIDEIVIAEPCPTESVIQLLEEARELEVDIRAISGYYGELTADTPIEYLGIFPVVSLHRRDPRTVALVLKRGLDMLLSLMALAAVFPIMLAIAIAVRLDSEGPIFYVSERIGKRGRVFPCFKFRTMVKNAEQLKKDLAAQNERDGILFKMTNDPRITRVGRILRKYSLDELPQFFNVLRGEMSMVGPRPPIASEVAKYELEHFRRLEVLPGLTGLWQVQARGDSSFAKYIALDTAYVENWSFWMDLKILVRTAEVVFRGTGS, encoded by the coding sequence GTGGCAGGATGGCCGGGTAAGGCTCCTCGTCGGAGCCGCATCTTCAGCCAGTCGATTGTGACCTCGATGCTGATGATGTTGAATGACACGCTGGTCATTCTTCTCGCTTTTGCCGTGTCCCTGTTGTTGCGGGCGATGGTCTTCGACAAGGTCGATCAGGTGGCCGGTGTGCCCCCGCACGCACTTATCGGCGCTCCGCTCCATATCGTTTATCTGGGGTGGTTTGTGCTCTCGTACCTTCTGGTAGCGAACCGCTATGGCCTGTACTCCGCGATCCCGCTGGCCAGCGGCTGGCATGAGGTGCGCCTGACGGTACAGGCCAGCCTGAATGCTGGACTGCTGCTGTGTGGCGCGCTTTATCTCGCCGGTAACCTCAGCGTTTCCCGTGTCCTGGTGTTGCTGCTGATTGCCAGCACGATCGCGCTGCTGTGCACGCGCCGTATCGTGTGGCGCAAGTCCCGGTTCCGCCAGTTTGAGCGCGGTCTTGAAACCCGCAATGTGGTCATTCTGGGAACCCATCATCTGAGCAATGCTCTTGGCCAGCACATCGAGAAGGATTACCGGCTCGGCTACAAGCTGCGTGGCTACGTGGTTGCGCCCGAGTGCGCGAACGGCCTGGAAGTTCCGAGATCGCAGGTGCTGGGCGGCGTGGAGGGTCTCCGCCAGCTTATCCGCCAGCACTTCATCGATGAAATTGTGATCGCTGAACCGTGCCCGACGGAAAGTGTGATCCAGTTGCTCGAAGAGGCGCGCGAGCTCGAAGTCGATATCCGTGCAATCTCCGGCTACTACGGCGAACTGACGGCCGATACTCCCATCGAGTACCTGGGAATCTTTCCTGTGGTCTCGCTGCATCGCCGCGATCCGCGCACTGTAGCCCTGGTGCTCAAGCGCGGCCTGGATATGCTGCTTTCGCTCATGGCACTGGCGGCGGTCTTTCCCATCATGCTGGCGATTGCCATTGCCGTGCGGCTGGACAGTGAAGGTCCGATCTTCTATGTCTCTGAGCGTATCGGCAAACGTGGCCGCGTCTTCCCCTGCTTCAAGTTCCGAACCATGGTGAAGAACGCCGAGCAGCTGAAGAAGGATCTGGCCGCGCAGAACGAGCGCGATGGCATCCTCTTCAAGATGACCAACGACCCGCGTATTACCCGCGTGGGCCGCATCCTGCGCAAGTACAGCCTGGATGAGCTGCCGCAGTTCTTCAATGTGCTGCGCGGCGAGATGAGCATGGTCGGGCCGCGTCCGCCGATCGCCAGTGAAGTGGCCAAGTATGAACTTGAGCACTTCCGGCGTCTTGAAGTCCTGCCGGGCCTTACCGGCCTCTGGCAGGTGCAGGCACGCGGCGATTCCTCCTTTGCGAAATACATCGCGCTCGATACCGCGTATGTCGAGAACTGGAGCTTCTGGATGGATCTGAAGATTCTGGTTCGCACGGCGGAGGTCGTCTTCCGGGGTACGGGAAGCTAA
- a CDS encoding S10 family peptidase: MKLKLLALTLTASLAGIPAMAQDAPRHDDQPKHDTDKTPPAPQEKSSVTHHDLTLGSRTIHYTATAGTLLIRNEQDEPYGTIFYVAYTEDGVDAKNRPVTFLYNGGPGSASLWLHMGSVGPVRVVTASPEATGPAPYQTVPNQYSLLDKTDLVFIDAPLTGFSKAVGKGTDKDFRGVDQDLQAFDKFIQRYITVNQRWNSPKYLFGESYGTTRSAGLAGLLQEDGVSLNGVILLSSILNYNVRGPGFDAVYVGNLPSYAAIAWYHNKLAHKPADMTAYLDEVRAFARGEYSEALSEGDLLPQEKFDAIAAKVAAYTGLSVEYVKNSKLRIEPTRFRKELLRGEGEILGRYDARFEGTDVDDAGENPGYDPSDTGISGVFIGAFHDYLSRELKYDTTDAYAVHSESNVPWDQTHHPVGGGGGMGRMFGQRMPDVAMDLADAMRKNPKLKVYSANGLFDLATPFFLTEYDLSHMMVTPALAKNVEFGYYPAGHMVYLNVDALKQLTHDLDGFYAETSK; the protein is encoded by the coding sequence GTGAAGCTGAAGCTTCTGGCCCTTACGTTGACTGCTTCTCTCGCCGGCATTCCTGCAATGGCACAGGATGCGCCGCGGCATGACGATCAACCGAAACATGACACGGATAAGACTCCACCTGCTCCGCAGGAAAAGAGCTCGGTTACACATCACGACCTGACTCTCGGCAGCCGCACGATTCACTACACGGCAACAGCAGGCACTCTGCTGATCCGCAACGAGCAGGATGAGCCCTACGGCACGATCTTCTATGTTGCCTATACGGAAGATGGCGTGGATGCGAAGAACCGCCCGGTGACCTTCCTCTACAATGGCGGCCCGGGATCGGCATCCTTGTGGCTGCACATGGGTTCGGTAGGCCCGGTGCGGGTGGTGACTGCGAGCCCGGAGGCGACAGGGCCGGCGCCCTACCAGACCGTTCCCAACCAGTACAGCCTGCTGGACAAGACGGACCTCGTCTTTATCGATGCGCCGCTGACCGGCTTCTCGAAAGCTGTAGGCAAGGGGACGGACAAGGATTTCCGCGGTGTGGATCAGGATCTCCAGGCCTTCGATAAGTTCATCCAGCGTTACATTACAGTGAATCAGCGGTGGAATTCTCCCAAGTATCTGTTCGGTGAGTCCTACGGCACCACACGCTCGGCCGGCCTTGCCGGGTTGCTGCAGGAAGACGGAGTCTCGCTCAATGGCGTCATCCTGCTCTCCTCGATTTTGAATTACAACGTACGCGGGCCGGGTTTCGATGCCGTGTATGTCGGCAATCTCCCCAGCTACGCGGCCATCGCCTGGTATCACAACAAACTGGCGCACAAGCCCGCGGACATGACCGCCTACCTCGACGAGGTTCGTGCGTTCGCGCGCGGGGAATACTCCGAGGCGCTTTCCGAGGGTGATCTGCTGCCGCAGGAGAAGTTCGATGCCATTGCGGCGAAGGTTGCAGCTTACACGGGACTCAGTGTGGAGTACGTGAAAAACTCGAAGCTGCGCATTGAGCCTACCCGCTTCCGTAAAGAGCTGCTGCGTGGCGAGGGCGAAATCCTGGGCCGCTATGACGCCCGTTTTGAGGGCACGGATGTGGACGACGCAGGCGAAAATCCTGGGTACGATCCTTCGGACACAGGGATTTCAGGCGTGTTCATCGGTGCCTTCCATGACTACCTGAGCCGCGAGCTCAAGTACGACACAACCGATGCCTATGCGGTGCATTCCGAGTCGAATGTCCCGTGGGACCAGACGCATCATCCGGTCGGCGGTGGAGGCGGCATGGGCCGGATGTTCGGGCAGCGCATGCCGGACGTGGCAATGGATCTGGCCGATGCCATGCGCAAGAACCCCAAGCTGAAGGTTTATTCGGCGAACGGGCTCTTCGATCTGGCAACCCCGTTCTTCCTCACCGAGTACGATCTCTCGCACATGATGGTGACACCGGCATTGGCGAAGAATGTCGAATTCGGCTACTACCCGGCCGGCCACATGGTGTATCTCAATGTGGATGCGCTGAAGCAGCTCACGCATGACCTCGACGGCTTCTACGCCGAGACTTCGAAGTAA
- a CDS encoding menaquinone biosynthesis family protein, with protein MSSTPSVPAEPHANSQVREITIAHSPDSDDAFMFYGLATNKIRVPGFKFTHTLTDIETLNQKAIHEQFYDVTAISFHAYPYLQDNYALMACGGSVGEGYGPMIVAPKAYTLDEIKREKIAIPGTLTTANLALKLFAPEIETAIVPFDRIIPEVLAGNYAAGLIIHEGQLTYAQEGLKKILDLGIWWRDLTGLPLPLGGNAIRRSLGEKTMQICTQALRESIQHGLDHREAALAYAMQFARDLDENLANKFVGMYVNERTLSYGDDGREAIKKLLEMGHERGVIPHPVKVDFVG; from the coding sequence GTGAGTTCCACTCCGTCCGTTCCCGCCGAGCCGCACGCTAACTCCCAGGTCCGCGAGATCACCATCGCGCACAGCCCGGACTCCGACGACGCATTTATGTTCTATGGCCTGGCCACGAACAAGATTCGCGTGCCCGGTTTCAAGTTCACCCACACCCTCACCGACATCGAAACGCTGAACCAGAAGGCCATTCACGAGCAGTTCTACGACGTGACCGCCATCTCCTTCCACGCCTATCCCTACCTGCAGGACAATTACGCCCTGATGGCCTGCGGCGGATCGGTCGGCGAAGGCTACGGCCCGATGATCGTGGCTCCGAAGGCCTACACGCTCGACGAGATCAAGCGCGAGAAGATCGCCATCCCCGGCACGCTGACCACCGCCAACCTTGCGCTCAAGCTCTTCGCTCCTGAGATCGAGACTGCGATCGTGCCCTTCGACCGCATCATCCCCGAGGTGCTTGCCGGCAACTATGCCGCTGGACTCATCATCCACGAGGGTCAGCTCACCTACGCGCAGGAAGGCCTCAAGAAGATCCTCGACCTCGGCATCTGGTGGCGCGACCTGACCGGCCTGCCGCTGCCGCTGGGCGGCAATGCCATCCGCCGCTCGCTCGGTGAGAAGACCATGCAAATCTGCACCCAAGCACTGCGCGAGAGCATTCAGCATGGCCTCGATCACCGCGAAGCAGCGCTGGCCTATGCCATGCAGTTCGCCCGCGATCTCGACGAGAATCTGGCCAACAAGTTCGTCGGCATGTATGTGAACGAGCGCACCCTCAGCTACGGCGACGATGGCCGCGAGGCGATCAAGAAGCTCCTCGAAATGGGCCATGAGCGTGGCGTGATTCCCCACCCCGTCAAGGTTGATTTCGTCGGCTAA
- a CDS encoding SIS domain-containing protein — MPVIAKQSTLFTQAIADHQKVIEALASQQQVLERIADAMTQAILSGKKVLWCGNGGSAADSQHLAAEFVGRFRRERRGLPSMALTTDTSVLTSVANDYGFEEIFRRQVQAHCMPGDVVVGITTSGNSRNVCAALREARVMGAFTVGFTGTGGGTLGTIADVMLCVPSDDTARIQEAHILCGHVLCDWVEVAVCERADAEREGLTQ; from the coding sequence ATGCCAGTTATTGCAAAGCAGTCGACGCTATTCACGCAGGCAATCGCAGATCATCAGAAAGTCATCGAGGCATTAGCATCCCAGCAGCAGGTCCTCGAGCGGATTGCCGATGCGATGACGCAGGCCATCCTTTCAGGGAAGAAAGTTTTATGGTGCGGCAACGGCGGAAGCGCTGCTGATTCGCAACACCTCGCCGCTGAATTCGTGGGGCGCTTCCGGCGCGAGAGACGCGGGCTGCCTTCGATGGCGCTGACTACGGATACCTCGGTGCTGACCTCGGTTGCAAACGACTATGGCTTTGAGGAGATCTTCCGCCGGCAGGTACAGGCGCATTGTATGCCGGGCGATGTGGTGGTTGGAATCACCACATCAGGCAACAGCAGAAATGTATGCGCAGCTCTCCGCGAAGCGCGGGTGATGGGAGCCTTTACGGTCGGGTTTACCGGCACTGGTGGCGGAACATTGGGAACCATCGCCGATGTGATGTTGTGCGTTCCCTCCGATGATACGGCGCGCATCCAGGAAGCGCATATTCTTTGTGGGCATGTCCTGTGCGATTGGGTGGAGGTCGCCGTGTGCGAGCGCGCAGATGCCGAAAGAGAAGGGCTCACGCAATGA
- the hldE gene encoding bifunctional D-glycero-beta-D-manno-heptose-7-phosphate kinase/D-glycero-beta-D-manno-heptose 1-phosphate adenylyltransferase HldE yields MMKDLHRILQLIEDNWRKIHVLVVGDVMLDRFVWGDVERISPEAPVPIVRVVHRSEQPGGAANVAMNIVGLGAKASLFGFCGKDADGESLHTCLAKAGVDAHMLRVESHPTTTKQRVMSGRQQMLRLDMERPDGYSGEEYEELIASVEETMPSADAIVLSDYAKGVLSEEACQRIIQRAREHGLPVLVDPKQRSFTRYRGATTICPNLSELSVATGVAAKELSSILEAGRGMIPKLALDFLTVTLSEKGIAVLREDTQRTFPAVAQQVFDVSGAGDTVIATLALSLASGLEIETAVPLANIAAGVVVSKVGTVPITREELATRLMPEIELQAEEKVLTLNRLRTRVSAWRANGQSVVFTNGCFDLLHIGHITLLEDARRQGDRLIVGINSDQSVRELKGPTRPMVGERERAYVLAALAAVDAVVIFAEATPLALMEALRPDVIVKGGDYSEETVVGAKEVRSWGGRVKIIPTVEGFSTTRLIAKAAAPVLP; encoded by the coding sequence ATGATGAAGGATCTGCACCGCATCTTGCAGCTGATCGAAGACAACTGGCGGAAGATTCACGTGCTGGTAGTAGGTGATGTCATGCTCGATCGATTTGTCTGGGGCGATGTGGAGCGCATCTCTCCGGAGGCACCGGTGCCGATCGTTCGCGTGGTGCATCGCAGCGAACAGCCGGGTGGCGCAGCCAACGTTGCCATGAATATTGTCGGATTGGGTGCGAAGGCTAGTCTCTTCGGCTTTTGCGGTAAGGATGCAGATGGAGAATCGTTGCATACCTGCTTGGCAAAAGCCGGTGTCGATGCCCATATGCTGCGGGTGGAGAGCCATCCCACGACGACCAAACAGCGTGTGATGAGCGGTAGGCAGCAGATGCTGCGCCTGGATATGGAAAGACCGGACGGCTATTCAGGAGAAGAGTATGAGGAGTTGATTGCCAGCGTGGAAGAGACCATGCCGTCTGCCGATGCGATCGTGCTCTCCGACTATGCCAAAGGAGTTCTTTCCGAAGAGGCGTGCCAGAGGATTATTCAGCGCGCGCGGGAGCATGGCCTTCCCGTGCTGGTCGATCCGAAGCAGAGAAGCTTTACGCGGTACCGCGGCGCTACGACGATCTGTCCGAACCTGAGTGAGCTTTCCGTTGCAACAGGAGTGGCCGCAAAAGAGCTGAGCTCGATTCTCGAGGCCGGCAGAGGAATGATTCCAAAACTTGCGCTCGATTTTCTCACCGTAACGCTTAGCGAGAAGGGAATTGCGGTGTTGCGCGAGGATACACAGAGAACATTCCCTGCTGTTGCGCAGCAGGTATTCGATGTCTCTGGTGCTGGTGACACTGTGATTGCGACACTGGCGCTCTCCCTGGCCAGCGGACTGGAGATCGAGACAGCGGTTCCGTTGGCAAATATTGCTGCTGGGGTGGTGGTAAGCAAGGTGGGAACCGTCCCTATCACGCGCGAGGAACTGGCCACACGGCTTATGCCCGAAATCGAGTTGCAGGCCGAAGAGAAGGTCCTGACGCTGAATCGGCTTCGCACCCGGGTCTCCGCGTGGCGCGCGAATGGGCAGAGCGTGGTCTTCACGAATGGGTGCTTCGATCTTTTACATATCGGCCACATCACGCTGCTGGAAGACGCGCGGCGGCAGGGGGACCGGTTGATTGTAGGTATCAACAGTGACCAATCGGTACGCGAACTGAAGGGGCCGACACGCCCCATGGTCGGCGAGCGCGAACGAGCATACGTCCTTGCTGCATTGGCAGCGGTAGACGCGGTGGTGATCTTCGCGGAGGCGACCCCTCTGGCCCTGATGGAAGCTCTGCGGCCAGACGTAATCGTCAAGGGTGGCGATTACAGTGAAGAGACCGTTGTGGGAGCAAAAGAGGTACGCTCTTGGGGTGGGAGAGTCAAGATCATTCCCACTGTCGAAGGCTTCAGTACCACCCGGCTGATCGCCAAGGCCGCTGCTCCTGTGCTGCCATAA